One region of Rhodospirillaceae bacterium genomic DNA includes:
- a CDS encoding 6,7-dimethyl-8-ribityllumazine synthase, producing MSETPSVLIVEGRFYDDIADELARGAAAVLDEAGMNYERLAVPGAFEVPQAIRFAIRSMEIGSAMSRYAGFIGFGCVIRGETSHYDYVCQESTRALMDIAMKYSVALGYGILTVENRDQAWERADVSKKNKGGDVASACLRMMDVKKHFRLVPR from the coding sequence ATGTCTGAAACACCAAGCGTCCTGATCGTCGAGGGCCGCTTCTACGATGATATCGCTGATGAACTGGCCCGCGGTGCTGCCGCCGTTCTTGATGAAGCAGGCATGAACTATGAGCGACTTGCGGTGCCCGGTGCTTTTGAAGTCCCCCAGGCTATTCGCTTCGCCATCCGCTCCATGGAAATCGGATCGGCAATGAGCCGCTATGCCGGGTTTATCGGTTTCGGCTGTGTGATCAGGGGTGAGACAAGTCATTATGATTATGTCTGTCAGGAATCAACACGGGCGCTTATGGACATCGCCATGAAATACAGCGTTGCCCTGGGTTACGGTATTTTGACCGTTGAAAACCGGGATCAGGCGTGGGAGCGGGCTGACGTCAGCAAAAAGAACAAGGGTGGCGATGTCGCCAGCGCTTGCTTGAGGATGATGGACGTTAAAAAACACTTCCGTCTTGTGCCGCGATGA
- the nusB gene encoding transcription antitermination factor NusB has protein sequence MNAATEEEKTNPEIDRSSARLVAVQALYEIDMTGIDADPVLDEFLRQRWKSALAMATEGEEDLPEMAAPDGVLLAELVRGVTEKCSELDGIIGPSLSDDWSVERLEVILRAILRAGTFELLAMGEVPARVVINEYVNVAKAFFDDNKPALVNGVLDKIARVLRAMEF, from the coding sequence ATGAATGCTGCGACCGAAGAAGAAAAAACCAACCCGGAAATCGACCGTTCGTCAGCCAGACTTGTCGCCGTACAAGCCCTTTATGAAATAGATATGACGGGTATCGACGCCGACCCCGTTTTGGATGAATTCCTTCGCCAACGCTGGAAATCTGCGTTGGCTATGGCCACCGAAGGGGAAGAAGATTTGCCTGAAATGGCTGCCCCTGACGGCGTTTTGCTGGCTGAACTTGTTCGTGGGGTCACAGAAAAATGCAGTGAACTGGACGGCATCATCGGTCCATCCCTGTCAGATGATTGGAGCGTCGAGCGCCTTGAAGTGATCTTACGGGCAATCCTGCGAGCCGGAACATTCGAGTTACTTGCCATGGGCGAGGTTCCGGCGCGGGTGGTCATCAACGAATACGTCAATGTGGCGAAAGCCTTTTTTGACGATAACAAACCGGCTCTGGTAAATGGCGTACTTGATAAAATAGCCAGGGTGCTGCGGGCGATGGAATTTTAA
- the thiL gene encoding thiamine-phosphate kinase, translated as MNDRPGEFDLIGKYFKPLASAESGAGELSNDAAVLSPKQGHRLVVTMDTLVSGVHFLEFTPPHFIAAKTLRVNLSDLAAMGAEPAWYTLSLSLPSGGDGIYGDDWLDSFAQALQVEQAIYGITLVGGDTVATPGPLSLSITAMGWVKTGQDMKRSNAKPGDIIYVSGQIGDATLGLAAVQGDFSELEPSSLEILTERHHRPQPRLDLGQRLFGLASAAIDISDGLVQDLGHICLSSKVTATIQAADIPLSRVGQGVVEDDPDLLTVMMSGGDDYELLFCVPPERQNSVASVAEELNLPLTRVGVVDEVGEGNTVKVMNASGQEIKMPAPGYRHF; from the coding sequence GTGAATGACAGGCCCGGCGAATTTGATCTGATCGGGAAGTACTTCAAACCCCTGGCAAGCGCTGAAAGCGGAGCCGGGGAATTGTCCAATGACGCCGCCGTGCTGTCGCCGAAACAAGGACATCGCCTCGTCGTTACAATGGATACGCTGGTTTCCGGTGTTCATTTTCTTGAATTCACACCACCTCATTTCATTGCCGCCAAGACCTTGCGGGTCAATCTTTCGGACCTTGCAGCAATGGGCGCAGAGCCGGCCTGGTACACATTGTCCCTGTCCTTGCCCAGTGGTGGCGATGGCATCTATGGGGACGACTGGCTCGACAGCTTCGCCCAGGCCCTGCAGGTGGAACAGGCGATCTACGGCATTACTCTGGTCGGCGGCGACACTGTAGCCACGCCGGGGCCTCTGTCCTTGAGCATCACCGCCATGGGATGGGTCAAAACCGGTCAGGACATGAAACGATCAAACGCCAAGCCGGGTGACATAATCTACGTCAGCGGCCAGATCGGCGATGCGACACTTGGACTGGCGGCTGTTCAGGGGGATTTCTCTGAATTGGAACCTTCGAGTCTTGAAATCCTCACCGAGCGTCATCACCGCCCGCAACCGAGGCTTGACCTTGGCCAGCGGTTATTCGGACTGGCCAGCGCCGCGATAGATATATCCGACGGACTGGTACAGGATTTGGGGCATATTTGCCTGTCCTCGAAAGTCACCGCCACAATTCAGGCTGCTGATATTCCCTTGTCGAGGGTCGGGCAGGGGGTAGTTGAAGATGATCCCGACTTGTTGACGGTCATGATGTCGGGTGGTGATGACTATGAATTGCTTTTTTGTGTGCCGCCAGAGCGACAAAATTCCGTCGCCAGCGTTGCCGAGGAATTGAACCTTCCCCTGACCCGGGTTGGTGTCGTCGATGAAGTCGGCGAAGGCAATACGGTCAAGGTGATGAACGCGTCAGGTCAGGAAATCAAAATGCCTGCACCTGGTTATCGGCATTTTTGA
- a CDS encoding sodium-translocating pyrophosphatase has translation MSNVYTLIIAGGVIALLYGVYAIRSVLAAPAGTDRMQEIASAIQEGARAYLNRQYSAIAMVGVVIGILLGLKLGLLVAVGFFIGAILSGLAGYVGMNVSVRANVRTAEAARSVGLAGGLDIAFKSGAITGMLVVGLALLGLAGYYMVLLNMGLGDTPEGMRHLLEALVALGFGASLISIFARLGGGIFTKGADVGADLVGKIEAGIPEDDPRNPGVIADNVGDNVGDCAGMAADLFETYAVTMVGTMLLAAIFFTGQAQQTMMAFPLVIGAVCILGSVIATWFVKLGASNNIMGALYKGFIASMVISAILIAGIISWMFGFDATFTAAGRSITGMDLFLSALTGLVVTGLIVWITEYYTGTEHRPVKSVAAASETGDATNIIQGLAISMESTALPVIVICGGIISAFLTAGLFGLAIAATTMLALAGMVVALDAFGPVTDNAGGIAEMAELPEEVRKTTDALDAVGNTTKAVTKGYAIGSAGFAALVLFAAYTEDLKHYFPDVNVTFNLQDPFVVVGLFIGGLLPFLFGSMGMMAVGRAGGELVVEIRRQFREIPGIMEGTGKPEYGKCVDMLTKTAIKEMIVPSLLPVLAPVVIYFVIMPIAGQGAAFTALGAMLLGSIVTGLFVAISMTSGGGAWDNAKKYIEDGNHGGKGSDAHKAAVTGDTVGDPYKDTAGPAINPMIKIINIVAILMLAILS, from the coding sequence ATGTCGAACGTCTATACTTTAATCATTGCCGGTGGCGTTATTGCGCTTCTTTACGGCGTTTATGCCATTCGTTCCGTTCTGGCCGCACCGGCTGGTACCGACCGAATGCAGGAAATTGCCAGCGCCATTCAGGAAGGCGCACGCGCCTACCTGAACCGTCAATATTCGGCCATTGCCATGGTCGGTGTCGTTATCGGCATTTTGCTGGGTCTTAAGCTGGGGCTTCTGGTCGCCGTTGGTTTCTTCATTGGCGCCATTCTTTCGGGACTGGCCGGTTATGTTGGCATGAACGTTTCGGTTCGCGCCAACGTCCGTACCGCCGAAGCCGCGCGCAGCGTTGGTCTTGCCGGTGGCTTGGACATTGCTTTCAAGTCCGGGGCCATCACCGGTATGCTGGTTGTCGGTCTGGCTCTGCTGGGCCTGGCTGGTTACTACATGGTGCTTCTAAACATGGGCCTGGGTGATACACCTGAAGGGATGCGGCATTTGCTTGAGGCCCTTGTCGCCCTTGGCTTTGGCGCTTCACTGATTTCAATCTTCGCCCGGTTGGGTGGCGGCATCTTCACCAAGGGTGCGGATGTCGGTGCTGACCTTGTCGGTAAAATTGAAGCCGGTATTCCAGAAGATGATCCGCGTAACCCGGGTGTTATTGCCGATAACGTTGGCGACAACGTTGGCGATTGCGCCGGTATGGCCGCCGACCTTTTTGAAACCTACGCTGTGACCATGGTTGGCACCATGTTGCTGGCCGCTATCTTCTTCACTGGTCAGGCTCAGCAAACGATGATGGCCTTTCCGCTGGTTATTGGTGCGGTCTGTATCCTGGGTTCGGTGATCGCCACATGGTTCGTCAAGCTTGGTGCTTCCAACAACATCATGGGGGCGCTTTACAAAGGGTTCATCGCCAGCATGGTGATTTCCGCCATCCTGATTGCCGGTATTATCAGCTGGATGTTTGGCTTTGATGCCACGTTCACTGCAGCAGGACGCTCCATCACTGGTATGGATTTGTTCCTAAGTGCTCTGACGGGCCTGGTCGTTACCGGGCTGATCGTCTGGATCACTGAATATTACACCGGCACAGAACACCGTCCGGTTAAAAGTGTTGCTGCGGCTTCTGAAACCGGGGACGCAACCAACATTATTCAGGGCCTGGCGATTTCCATGGAATCGACGGCGCTGCCGGTTATTGTTATCTGTGGCGGCATTATTTCAGCATTCCTGACAGCCGGTCTGTTTGGCCTGGCCATCGCCGCAACAACGATGCTGGCCCTGGCTGGTATGGTTGTCGCGTTGGATGCTTTCGGTCCGGTTACCGATAATGCAGGTGGCATTGCCGAAATGGCTGAACTTCCCGAGGAAGTCCGCAAGACGACTGACGCATTGGACGCCGTTGGCAATACAACCAAAGCCGTCACCAAAGGCTACGCCATTGGTTCGGCCGGTTTTGCCGCCCTGGTCCTGTTCGCCGCGTATACCGAGGACCTCAAACACTACTTCCCCGATGTCAACGTCACCTTCAACCTGCAAGACCCGTTTGTCGTTGTCGGCCTGTTCATTGGTGGCCTATTGCCATTCCTGTTCGGTTCCATGGGAATGATGGCCGTTGGTCGCGCGGGTGGCGAACTGGTGGTTGAAATCCGCCGTCAGTTCAGGGAAATTCCCGGTATTATGGAAGGCACAGGCAAGCCGGAATACGGTAAATGTGTCGACATGCTGACCAAGACCGCGATCAAGGAAATGATTGTTCCTTCATTGCTGCCGGTTCTGGCCCCGGTCGTCATCTATTTCGTCATAATGCCTATTGCTGGTCAGGGAGCCGCCTTTACGGCCCTTGGTGCGATGCTGCTGGGTTCCATCGTCACCGGGCTTTTCGTCGCTATCTCGATGACATCAGGTGGCGGTGCGTGGGATAACGCCAAGAAGTACATCGAAGATGGCAACCACGGCGGCAAGGGCTCAGACGCCCACAAGGCTGCGGTTACTGGTGATACCGTCGGTGATCCCTACAAGGATACCGCAGGTCCAGCCATTAACCCGATGATCAAGATCATCAACATTGTGGCCATTCTGATGCTGGCAATTCTGTCCTAA
- a CDS encoding outer membrane protein assembly factor BamE, whose product MSISKPSKLLFSFCLMALLGACTPKIDVRGNLPDPERLSEIVPGEQSRAEIKEILGTPSTIAVFDQETWFYISQRTETLAFFEPEVKERKVLILKFDEEGFVTTIETLTAENGKKIQPIDRKTPTAGNEFTLIDQLFGNLGRFN is encoded by the coding sequence ATGTCGATATCAAAACCTTCAAAGCTTTTATTTTCCTTTTGCCTGATGGCGCTACTTGGCGCCTGTACACCGAAGATTGACGTGCGCGGCAATTTGCCTGACCCGGAACGCCTAAGCGAGATCGTGCCGGGCGAACAATCACGCGCTGAAATCAAGGAAATTCTCGGAACCCCGTCCACCATTGCCGTTTTTGATCAGGAGACCTGGTTCTATATCTCCCAACGGACCGAAACCCTTGCCTTCTTCGAGCCCGAGGTCAAAGAGAGAAAAGTCCTTATCCTGAAATTCGACGAGGAAGGATTTGTCACGACGATCGAAACCCTTACGGCGGAAAACGGCAAAAAGATCCAGCCCATTGATCGCAAAACGCCAACCGCCGGCAACGAATTCACCCTGATAGATCAGTTGTTCGGAAACCTGGGCCGCTTCAACTAA
- a CDS encoding ubiquinol-cytochrome C chaperone yields MNILKNFFSFSREKETAHKMYQIIVEQARLPVFYKDLGVADTFDGRFDMISLHMIIVIRRLKSDVEQTRKLSQALFDYMFDDIDLNLREMGIGDMGVLVRVKKMAKAFYGRLESYDQGLSQDDDTNLASALERNLFRENETTPKNLALFVAYMRREAARLDACTVDALMKGELQFSPPSGLEA; encoded by the coding sequence ATGAACATCCTGAAGAATTTTTTCTCTTTTTCCCGCGAGAAAGAAACCGCCCATAAGATGTATCAAATCATCGTCGAGCAGGCGCGGTTGCCTGTCTTTTACAAAGACCTTGGCGTTGCCGACACCTTCGACGGACGTTTTGATATGATCTCCCTGCATATGATTATTGTCATCCGTCGTTTGAAATCTGACGTTGAGCAAACCCGTAAACTGTCTCAGGCCCTGTTTGATTACATGTTCGACGATATCGACCTGAACCTGCGTGAAATGGGAATAGGGGACATGGGAGTGCTCGTCAGGGTCAAGAAGATGGCCAAAGCCTTTTATGGCCGCCTTGAATCTTACGATCAGGGACTTTCACAGGACGATGATACGAATTTGGCGTCAGCCCTTGAACGCAACCTGTTTCGCGAAAATGAGACGACGCCGAAGAATCTGGCTCTTTTCGTCGCCTATATGCGCCGTGAGGCTGCCCGTCTGGATGCCTGTACAGTCGATGCCCTGATGAAAGGCGAGCTTCAATTTAGTCCGCCATCGGGATTGGAGGCATGA
- a CDS encoding DUF177 domain-containing protein has translation MNKAMDIKPEFSFFINCETVKEAEKTYHIEASNDERKALAKRLDLLSLDSLKVNAVVSRQSSDLVHVSCDCSADYIQACVVSSKPLKNHYDFTFERTFSATAKAYFGSDVEPDEEERGLDEEIPEPPDTMTDGGFDLGESVAEQLLLEIDPFPRADDAVFNDLSSAGDDDGTQRANPFAVLEQLKKK, from the coding sequence ATGAATAAAGCGATGGATATAAAACCGGAATTCAGCTTTTTCATCAACTGCGAGACAGTGAAGGAAGCCGAAAAAACTTATCATATCGAAGCCAGTAACGACGAACGCAAAGCGCTTGCCAAACGTCTCGATCTGTTGAGCCTGGACAGCCTGAAGGTTAACGCTGTCGTGTCCAGGCAATCATCAGATCTGGTGCACGTTTCGTGTGATTGCAGTGCAGATTATATCCAGGCTTGCGTTGTTTCTTCCAAGCCATTGAAAAATCATTATGATTTTACTTTTGAGCGCACATTTAGCGCTACAGCTAAAGCTTATTTTGGCAGTGACGTTGAACCCGATGAAGAGGAGAGGGGGCTTGATGAGGAGATTCCCGAGCCGCCGGATACAATGACCGACGGTGGTTTTGATCTTGGCGAAAGCGTCGCCGAACAGCTATTATTGGAGATTGATCCCTTTCCACGTGCCGATGATGCTGTCTTCAATGATTTATCGAGCGCCGGGGACGATGATGGTACACAGAGGGCTAATCCGTTTGCCGTCCTTGAACAGCTGAAAAAGAAATAA
- the rpmF gene encoding 50S ribosomal protein L32 — translation MAVPKKKISKSRRNMRRSHDALKGASYEECSECGELKRPHHVCASCGQYKGREVMEAGDAA, via the coding sequence ATGGCCGTCCCTAAAAAGAAAATTTCAAAATCGCGTCGCAACATGCGCCGTTCCCATGACGCGCTTAAGGGCGCGAGCTATGAGGAATGCTCTGAATGCGGCGAATTAAAGCGCCCGCATCACGTTTGCGCATCTTGTGGTCAATACAAAGGCCGTGAAGTCATGGAAGCTGGTGACGCCGCCTAA
- the plsX gene encoding phosphate acyltransferase PlsX codes for MGGDNAPGMVVDGISLALARMPHVDFLLFGDEKQLIPLLDKTPSVREVCQVRHTEDTVSNDEKAGVALRSGRNSSMRLAINAVNDGEAAGIVSAGNTGALMAMAKFVLKTLPGIDRPAIAKNFPTMHGDCIILDLGANVQCDADNLVQFAVMGEAYARKVLGIEQPSIGILNIGSEDVKGHEQLQHAAAMLQEINLPIRFHGFVEGDDITKGTVDVVVTDGFTGNIALKTAEGTARMFSTFLKEAMMGSLSSRIGALLAKNSLSKFKDRIDPRRYNGAMFLGLNGICIKSHGGTDAFGFANALDVAVELISDDLNDVIKEDLSHLDELHPEALSNS; via the coding sequence ATGGGTGGTGATAACGCCCCGGGTATGGTGGTGGATGGCATCAGCCTTGCGCTTGCGCGTATGCCGCATGTTGATTTCCTGCTGTTCGGTGACGAGAAACAATTAATCCCGCTATTGGATAAAACACCATCCGTACGGGAAGTTTGTCAGGTTCGTCATACCGAAGATACCGTTTCCAACGATGAAAAGGCCGGCGTCGCCCTGCGTTCCGGTCGTAATTCAAGCATGCGTCTGGCCATTAACGCGGTCAATGATGGCGAAGCCGCAGGAATCGTATCGGCTGGCAATACCGGCGCCTTGATGGCGATGGCGAAATTTGTCCTGAAAACCCTTCCCGGTATTGATCGCCCGGCGATCGCTAAAAACTTCCCGACCATGCACGGCGACTGCATCATTTTGGACCTGGGCGCCAATGTTCAGTGCGACGCCGATAATCTTGTCCAGTTTGCCGTCATGGGTGAAGCTTACGCGCGCAAGGTGTTGGGTATAGAGCAACCGTCCATCGGTATCCTCAACATCGGTTCCGAAGATGTCAAAGGTCATGAACAACTGCAACATGCGGCGGCCATGCTTCAGGAAATCAATCTTCCCATCCGCTTCCACGGTTTTGTTGAAGGTGACGATATTACCAAGGGTACGGTTGACGTTGTCGTCACAGACGGCTTCACCGGCAATATCGCCCTGAAAACAGCGGAAGGCACTGCCCGCATGTTCAGTACCTTCCTGAAAGAAGCCATGATGGGCTCACTTTCCTCCAGGATCGGGGCCTTGCTGGCAAAAAATTCTCTATCAAAGTTCAAGGACCGGATCGATCCCCGGCGCTATAACGGCGCCATGTTTCTTGGTTTAAACGGGATTTGCATCAAGAGCCACGGCGGCACCGATGCTTTTGGATTCGCCAATGCCCTCGATGTCGCGGTCGAACTGATATCCGATGACCTCAACGATGTTATTAAGGAAGACCTCTCTCATCTGGATGAGTTACATCCTGAGGCCTTAAGCAATTCATGA
- a CDS encoding ketoacyl-ACP synthase III — MTIHSRITGTGSYLPERIVTNAELAKSVDTSDEWIVERTGIRQRHIAADDETTANIAYQAALRALDAAAISIAEIDLIVLATATPDNTFPSTATKVQSLLGMTHGAAFDIQAVCSGFIYALATADNFIKAGQAERVLVIGAETFSRILDWEDRTTCVLFGDGGGAVVLEKSEKEGVLSTHLHSDGRYGNLLYVDGGPSTTQSVGHLRMSGREVFRHAVVNLANVVDEALAANDYQRSDIDWLVPHQANLRILTGTARKLGLGEDRIVITVDKHANTSAASIPLALDEAVRDGRVQEGQLVLMEAMGGGFTWGAALVRW, encoded by the coding sequence ATGACGATACATTCACGGATCACTGGTACCGGTTCATACCTTCCCGAACGAATTGTCACCAATGCCGAGTTGGCGAAGAGCGTCGATACCTCCGATGAGTGGATCGTCGAACGCACCGGTATTCGCCAACGTCATATTGCCGCCGATGACGAAACAACGGCCAATATTGCTTATCAGGCAGCACTTCGCGCCCTTGATGCCGCTGCTATCAGCATTGCCGAAATCGACCTTATCGTGCTGGCTACAGCGACACCTGACAACACCTTCCCATCGACGGCGACCAAGGTTCAGTCCTTACTTGGCATGACCCATGGGGCGGCCTTTGATATTCAGGCTGTCTGTTCGGGTTTTATCTACGCCCTCGCAACCGCTGACAATTTCATCAAGGCCGGGCAGGCGGAACGGGTTTTGGTTATTGGTGCTGAAACATTTTCGCGCATTCTCGACTGGGAAGATCGTACAACCTGTGTGTTGTTTGGTGACGGCGGCGGTGCTGTCGTCCTGGAAAAATCCGAAAAAGAAGGCGTTCTTTCTACGCACCTTCATTCAGATGGCCGCTACGGCAATTTGCTTTATGTAGACGGCGGGCCCTCAACAACCCAGAGCGTTGGTCATTTACGGATGTCGGGCCGTGAGGTTTTTCGTCATGCTGTGGTCAATTTGGCCAATGTGGTCGATGAAGCCCTGGCTGCCAACGACTATCAACGTTCAGATATTGACTGGCTGGTTCCCCATCAGGCCAACCTGCGTATCCTTACGGGTACGGCTCGCAAGCTGGGCCTTGGTGAAGACAGGATTGTGATTACCGTCGACAAGCACGCCAACACTTCTGCCGCATCCATTCCGTTGGCCCTGGACGAAGCCGTCCGCGATGGCCGCGTACAGGAAGGACAACTTGTACTGATGGAAGCCATGGGTGGTGGCTTCACTTGGGGCGCCGCTCTGGTCCGCTGGTAG
- a CDS encoding integration host factor subunit alpha: protein MSGKTITRAQLGESVYQEVGLSRSESADLLESVLTHVSDALARGETVKISSFGSFSVRQKGQRIGRNPKTGEEVPILPRKVLVFRPSQVLKNRINNKGP, encoded by the coding sequence ATGTCCGGAAAAACAATTACACGTGCACAGTTAGGTGAATCGGTCTATCAGGAAGTTGGTTTGTCTCGAAGTGAGTCAGCTGATCTTCTTGAATCAGTCCTGACCCATGTTTCTGATGCGCTGGCTCGTGGCGAGACCGTTAAAATATCGTCCTTTGGCAGTTTTTCCGTTCGTCAAAAAGGGCAACGTATCGGCCGCAATCCGAAAACCGGAGAGGAAGTTCCGATCCTGCCGCGTAAAGTTCTCGTCTTCCGTCCTTCCCAGGTTTTAAAGAACCGGATCAATAACAAAGGTCCTTAA
- a CDS encoding MerR family transcriptional regulator has product MAKSSSAFRTISEVAEELDLPQHVLRFWESKFNAIKPMKRGGGRRYYRPQDIDILRRIRDLLYDDGYTIKGVQKLFREGGKDSVKESKSKSSESAPGKDTKVQKELKSILGELEDIRSLVGA; this is encoded by the coding sequence ATGGCAAAATCGAGTTCCGCCTTCAGAACCATCAGTGAAGTCGCTGAGGAACTTGACCTTCCCCAGCACGTTCTTCGATTTTGGGAATCCAAATTTAACGCGATTAAGCCCATGAAGCGCGGTGGTGGCCGTCGTTATTACCGTCCCCAGGACATTGATATTCTGCGCCGTATTCGGGATCTTCTTTATGATGACGGATACACCATCAAGGGGGTGCAGAAACTGTTCAGGGAAGGTGGCAAGGACAGCGTCAAAGAGAGCAAATCAAAAAGCTCTGAAAGCGCGCCAGGCAAAGACACCAAAGTCCAGAAGGAACTAAAATCAATCCTTGGCGAGCTTGAAGACATTCGTTCTCTTGTGGGTGCGTAA
- a CDS encoding aldehyde ferredoxin oxidoreductase family protein gives MSWQGKVLRVNLTAGTCEGEELNMDWAFGFLGQRGLGTKYMMAESDPAADPLSPGNNLIFATGPLTGTPASTGGRYSVITKGALGGVIACSNSGGHFGAELKNAGWDMVIFEGRSEKPVYLFIDDDEAQLLDASEIWGKSVWETEPAIKSMHQDPEIKIASIGVAGEKMVRFACVVNDLDRAAGRSGVGAVMGSKQLKAIAVKGNKGIGVKDMAAFLAAAAVSNKRIADDDEAKGLTEDGTMSMMNVTNSYGSLPTRNNRELQFDGIDTVNLQAMKAPRKSDGKTNLKTNKACFACTIGCGRVAQMDPDHFSLSERKNFPTVSGGLEYESGYSLGPMVGVDDIEAATYANYVCNEQGMDPISFGATLSAAMELFETGAITQKETGGINLKFGSAEALVKMVELTGRGEGFGEELGMGSTRLCEKYGHPEFSMAVKGQEIPGYDGRAMQGMGLAYATSNRGACHLRASTYGDDFEHIRPEGKAKVVVDTQNDASTTDSAGICQFPGYSMEEISALLSAACEGDWSEENLAVVGERIWNLEKQFNLAAGLTMADDTLPERMLKEPAPSGAAKGRVCELDKMLPEYYELRGWDKKGEPTKKTLTRLSLD, from the coding sequence ATGTCATGGCAAGGTAAAGTTTTGCGCGTCAATTTGACCGCAGGCACCTGTGAAGGTGAAGAATTGAATATGGATTGGGCCTTCGGTTTTCTTGGTCAACGCGGTCTTGGGACCAAATATATGATGGCCGAAAGTGATCCTGCGGCCGACCCGCTTTCCCCGGGAAACAACCTTATTTTCGCCACCGGACCACTGACTGGAACACCGGCCTCAACGGGTGGGCGTTATTCGGTCATTACCAAAGGGGCGCTTGGCGGGGTCATCGCGTGTTCTAATTCAGGTGGCCACTTTGGCGCCGAGTTAAAAAACGCCGGCTGGGATATGGTTATTTTCGAGGGCCGTTCTGAAAAACCCGTCTACCTTTTCATCGATGATGACGAAGCCCAGCTCCTTGATGCATCTGAAATTTGGGGGAAGTCTGTTTGGGAAACTGAACCGGCGATCAAATCCATGCATCAGGACCCGGAAATCAAAATCGCCTCCATCGGCGTCGCCGGTGAGAAGATGGTGCGTTTCGCCTGTGTCGTTAATGACCTTGACCGGGCCGCCGGGCGCTCTGGCGTGGGTGCGGTGATGGGCTCCAAGCAGCTGAAAGCTATTGCTGTGAAGGGAAACAAGGGGATCGGGGTCAAGGATATGGCAGCGTTTCTTGCCGCTGCGGCTGTCTCAAACAAACGCATCGCCGATGATGACGAGGCCAAGGGTTTGACCGAAGACGGTACCATGTCGATGATGAATGTCACCAATTCCTATGGTTCTTTACCAACCCGCAATAATCGCGAATTGCAATTTGACGGTATTGATACGGTCAACCTTCAGGCCATGAAAGCACCCAGAAAAAGCGATGGAAAAACCAATCTGAAAACCAACAAGGCCTGCTTTGCCTGCACAATCGGTTGCGGACGGGTCGCGCAAATGGACCCGGATCATTTTTCTCTTTCCGAACGCAAGAATTTCCCGACCGTGTCGGGCGGCCTTGAATACGAATCCGGCTACTCACTTGGGCCTATGGTCGGCGTCGATGATATTGAGGCTGCGACCTACGCCAATTACGTTTGTAACGAACAGGGCATGGACCCGATTTCATTTGGGGCGACCCTGTCTGCCGCTATGGAACTGTTTGAAACCGGCGCGATTACCCAAAAGGAAACCGGTGGTATCAATCTTAAATTCGGTTCAGCCGAAGCTTTGGTGAAGATGGTTGAACTAACCGGCCGCGGCGAAGGATTTGGCGAAGAACTGGGGATGGGTTCGACCCGCCTGTGTGAAAAATACGGCCATCCGGAATTCTCCATGGCCGTTAAGGGTCAGGAAATTCCCGGTTACGACGGACGCGCTATGCAGGGAATGGGCCTGGCCTACGCCACGTCCAACCGTGGTGCATGCCATCTTAGGGCAAGCACCTACGGCGATGATTTTGAGCACATTCGCCCAGAGGGAAAAGCCAAGGTCGTCGTGGATACCCAAAATGATGCCAGTACAACGGATTCCGCCGGAATTTGTCAGTTTCCAGGTTATAGCATGGAGGAAATATCGGCCTTGCTGTCGGCTGCCTGCGAGGGCGATTGGTCAGAAGAAAACCTTGCTGTCGTTGGCGAGCGCATCTGGAATCTTGAAAAACAGTTCAACCTTGCTGCCGGATTAACCATGGCCGACGACACCTTGCCGGAACGTATGCTCAAGGAACCAGCCCCAAGCGGTGCTGCAAAGGGCCGGGTTTGTGAGTTGGACAAAATGCTGCCCGAATATTACGAATTGCGTGGCTGGGATAAAAAAGGCGAACCGACAAAGAAAACCCTGACCCGGCTATCACTGGACTAA